GCGGGCAGGTCGCCGGCCGACGTCCGCACGCCGACGACGCGGTCGCCGGAGCGCAGGAACCCCGTCACCTCGACGCCGGTGCGCACCGACGCGCCCTTGGCCCGGGCCGCGCGCAGCAGCCGGGCGGCCGCCAGCATCGGCTGGACCTGCGCGTCGCCGGAGTAGAGCACGCCACCGGTCAGCGACGGCGTCAGGTGCGGCTCGTGCTCGGCCAGCCCACCGGCCGGCACGACCACGGCCTCGACCCCGGCGTCACGCTGCGACGCCGCCAGCGACACCAGCGCGTCGAACCCGGCCGGCGTCGACGCGACCACCAGGCCGCCCTTGGTGTCGTACTCGAACCCGCCGACCTCGACCGCCAGGTCGCGCCACAGCCCGGACGACAGCAGCGCGAGGTCCAGTTCGGCGCCCGGAGGCTTGTCCGAGACCAGGATGTTGCCCTCGCCGGCGCCGGTGGTGCCGCCGGCCACCGAGCCGCGGTCGACGACGGTGACGGAGCGCCCGGACCGTGCGGCGTACCAGGCGGTGGCCGCGCCGACGACGCCGGCGCCGATCACCAGGACGTCGGCGGCGTCAGCGGGCACCGGGACGTCCTCCGGGGGTGAGCCCGCCGGCGACGTGCGCCTCAGTAGTGTCGATGGCGGTCTCGGTTCCGCTGGTGTCGTCGGCCGCGGGCGTGAGCGCGACCTCCTCGGGCTTCACCTCGTGCGGCGCGAGCTTCCCGGACAGGATGTCCTCGGCGTAGTGGCAGGCCACCTTGTGCCCGGGCGCCACCAGCGGCAGCTCGCGCAGTGCCGGCCGCTCGGTGTCGCACTTCGCCGACTGCTTCCACGGGCACCGGGTGTGGAACCGGCAGCCGGCCGGCGGGTTCGCCGGCGACGGCAGGTCGCCCTGCAGCAGGATGCGGTTGCGCGACTCCTCGACGTTCGGGTCGGGCACCGGCACCGCGCTCATCAGCGCCCGCGTGTACGGGTGCAGCGGCTGGCGGTAGAGGTCGGCGGCCGGCGCCTGCTCGACGATGCCGCCCAGGTACATGACGGCGACCGTCTTGCTGATGTGCCGGACGACGGCGAGGTCGTGCGCGATGACGACGTAGGTG
This Jiangella alba DNA region includes the following protein-coding sequences:
- a CDS encoding NAD(P)/FAD-dependent oxidoreductase, producing MPADAADVLVIGAGVVGAATAWYAARSGRSVTVVDRGSVAGGTTGAGEGNILVSDKPPGAELDLALLSSGLWRDLAVEVGGFEYDTKGGLVVASTPAGFDALVSLAASQRDAGVEAVVVPAGGLAEHEPHLTPSLTGGVLYSGDAQVQPMLAAARLLRAARAKGASVRTGVEVTGFLRSGDRVVGVRTSAGDLPAGIVVNAAGTWGGDIASLAGVDVPVLPRRGFILVTEPLPRLVRHKVYAAEYVADVASDDADLQTSPVVEGTEAGTILIGASRERVGYDRTLSVRVLRALAAQAVALFPVLAGVQVIRAYRGFRPYCPDHLPVIGPDPRAPGLFHACGHEGAGIGLAAATGRLIAQLVDGDRPDLDLTPFRPERFDPAEAA